A genomic stretch from Thauera sp. GDN1 includes:
- the torA gene encoding trimethylamine-N-oxide reductase TorA — MNYSRRGFLKAMAAMSGSALVAPGLLTSRSALAAGETAAVGDDITTWKISGSHFGAIRAKVVGDRVVDIRPFEHDKHPTEMIKGLLGMIYSPSRVRYPMVRLDWYRKRHLSDTSQRGDNRFVRVSWDEALDLFYEELERIQKDYGPWALHTGNVGWRSVGQMHSCGNHMVRGVGMHGRSVGTIGDYSTGAGQMILPYVLGSTEVYSQGTSWDVILQESKLVVFWANDPVKNLQVGWNTETHESYAYFEQLKQKVADKAIQVICIDPVKSKTLNYLGGAEHQYINPMTDVPLMLAIAHTLVKEGLHDQKFLDTYTLGFDQFLPYLEGKTEDKVEKTPEWAEKICGVPADRIRELARLMAKHRTQLIFGWAVQRQQHGEQPYWMGAVLAAMLGQIGLPGGGISYAHHYSSVGVSSSGAAMPGAFPLNLDPGRKPKHDNTDYKGYSAVVPVARVIDALLEPGKEIDFNGGKVKLPPYKMAIFSGCNQWHRQPQRNRMKEAWQKLETVVAIDYNWTATCRFADIVLPACTPFERNDLDGYGSYSNRGIIAMQKLIDPLFHSRPDFEIFRGLTRRFDRDAEYTRGMDEMQWVEKIYEDCRKENGLKDIAMPPFAEFWKKGYVLFPEGKPWVRHADFRDDAEVNALGTPSGFIEIFSRKIDRYGYADCKGHPVWMEKTERSHGGPGSDRFPLWLQSVHPDKRLHSQLCESEPLRETYAIAGREPVFIGPEDAAARGIKHGDLVRVFNDRGQLLAGAHVSDNFPRGVVRIQEGAWYGPTGPEIGALDTYGDPNTLTLDIGTSSLAQATSANTCLVQIEKFVGTPPKVTSFGGPVEVDPEGREVKA; from the coding sequence ATGAACTACTCTCGGCGAGGTTTCCTCAAGGCCATGGCGGCGATGTCGGGCAGCGCGCTGGTCGCGCCCGGCCTGCTCACCAGCCGGTCCGCGCTGGCGGCCGGCGAGACGGCGGCGGTCGGCGACGACATCACCACGTGGAAGATTTCCGGCTCGCACTTCGGCGCCATCCGCGCCAAGGTGGTCGGCGACCGCGTGGTCGACATCCGTCCCTTCGAGCACGACAAGCACCCGACGGAGATGATCAAGGGCCTGCTCGGCATGATCTACAGCCCGTCCCGCGTGCGCTACCCGATGGTTCGCCTGGACTGGTACCGCAAGCGCCACCTCAGCGACACCAGCCAGCGCGGCGACAACCGCTTCGTGCGGGTGAGCTGGGACGAGGCGCTCGACCTGTTCTACGAAGAACTCGAGCGCATCCAGAAGGACTACGGCCCGTGGGCGCTGCACACCGGCAACGTGGGCTGGCGCTCGGTCGGCCAGATGCATAGCTGCGGCAACCACATGGTGCGCGGCGTCGGCATGCACGGTCGCAGCGTCGGCACCATCGGCGACTACTCGACCGGCGCCGGACAGATGATCCTGCCCTACGTGCTGGGCTCGACCGAGGTCTACTCGCAGGGCACGTCCTGGGACGTGATCCTGCAGGAGAGCAAGCTGGTCGTGTTCTGGGCCAACGACCCGGTCAAGAACCTGCAGGTGGGCTGGAACACCGAAACCCACGAGTCCTACGCCTACTTCGAGCAGCTCAAGCAGAAGGTCGCCGACAAGGCTATCCAGGTGATCTGCATCGACCCGGTCAAGAGCAAGACGCTCAACTACCTCGGCGGCGCCGAGCACCAGTACATCAACCCGATGACCGACGTGCCGCTGATGCTCGCCATCGCGCACACGCTGGTGAAGGAAGGCCTGCACGACCAGAAGTTCCTCGACACCTACACGCTGGGTTTCGACCAGTTCCTGCCCTACCTCGAAGGCAAGACCGAGGACAAGGTCGAGAAGACGCCCGAATGGGCGGAGAAGATCTGCGGCGTGCCCGCCGATCGCATCCGCGAGCTCGCCCGCCTGATGGCCAAGCATCGCACCCAGCTCATCTTCGGCTGGGCGGTGCAGCGCCAGCAGCACGGCGAGCAGCCCTACTGGATGGGCGCGGTGCTGGCCGCCATGCTCGGCCAGATCGGCCTGCCCGGTGGCGGCATCAGCTATGCGCACCACTACAGCTCGGTGGGGGTGTCCTCGTCGGGCGCGGCCATGCCCGGCGCCTTCCCGCTCAACCTCGACCCCGGCCGCAAGCCCAAGCACGACAACACCGACTACAAGGGCTACAGCGCCGTGGTGCCGGTCGCGCGCGTCATCGACGCCCTGCTCGAGCCAGGCAAGGAGATCGACTTCAACGGCGGCAAGGTCAAGCTGCCGCCCTACAAGATGGCGATCTTCAGCGGCTGCAACCAGTGGCACCGCCAGCCCCAGCGCAACCGCATGAAGGAAGCCTGGCAGAAGCTCGAGACCGTGGTCGCCATCGACTACAACTGGACCGCCACCTGCCGCTTCGCCGACATCGTGCTGCCGGCGTGCACGCCCTTCGAGCGCAACGACCTCGACGGCTACGGCTCGTACAGCAACCGCGGCATCATCGCGATGCAAAAGCTCATCGACCCGCTGTTCCACTCGCGCCCCGACTTCGAGATCTTCCGCGGCCTCACCCGGCGCTTCGACCGCGACGCCGAATACACCCGCGGCATGGACGAGATGCAGTGGGTGGAGAAGATCTACGAGGACTGCCGCAAGGAGAACGGCCTCAAGGACATCGCCATGCCCCCGTTCGCCGAGTTCTGGAAGAAGGGCTACGTGCTCTTCCCCGAAGGCAAGCCCTGGGTGCGCCATGCCGATTTCCGCGACGACGCCGAGGTCAACGCGCTCGGCACGCCGTCGGGCTTCATCGAGATCTTCAGCCGCAAGATCGACCGCTACGGCTACGCCGACTGCAAGGGCCACCCGGTGTGGATGGAGAAGACCGAACGCTCGCACGGCGGCCCCGGCTCCGACCGCTTCCCGCTGTGGCTGCAATCGGTGCACCCGGACAAGCGCCTGCACTCGCAGCTGTGCGAATCCGAGCCGCTGCGCGAGACCTACGCCATCGCCGGGCGCGAGCCGGTGTTCATCGGCCCCGAGGACGCCGCCGCACGCGGCATCAAGCATGGCGACCTGGTGCGGGTGTTCAACGACCGCGGCCAGTTGCTGGCCGGCGCGCACGTGTCGGACAACTTCCCGCGCGGTGTGGTGCGTATCCAGGAAGGCGCCTGGTACGGACCGACCGGACCGGAGATCGGCGCGCTCGATACCTACGGCGACCCCAACACGCTGACGCTCGACATCGGCACCTCCAGCCTGGCGCAAGCCACCAGCGCCAACACCTGCCTGGTGCAGATCGAGAAGTTCGTCGGCACGCCGCCGAAGGTCACCTCCTTCGGCGGACCGGTCGAGGTCGATCCGGAAGGGCGGGAGGTGAAGGCGTGA
- the torD gene encoding molecular chaperone TorD: protein METNAQAAGAAALSPAEWRFASTRRAGLYAWFSRLYAQEVSENLYRSHFADGGFAPFAGLAELGLDAEVQRLDAALAALRAEQLPRLELAADYAQLFLLDGKTSALPYASAYEGKDAGSPLYGAAEARMRGFLAERNLAIQADFREPADHLAVPLALLAELAEKDATRDDIAQAAAAQAGFLRTAVLDWLPHFVARCQQARPRFDVYPALAALLLGFARADLLFLGDLACEEGGITQNVEAPRA from the coding sequence ATGGAGACGAATGCGCAAGCCGCGGGGGCCGCGGCGCTCTCCCCCGCGGAGTGGCGGTTCGCGAGCACCCGGCGCGCCGGGCTCTACGCCTGGTTCTCCCGGCTGTATGCGCAGGAAGTGTCCGAGAACCTGTATCGCAGCCACTTCGCGGACGGGGGCTTCGCCCCCTTCGCGGGGCTGGCCGAACTCGGCCTCGACGCCGAGGTGCAGCGCCTCGACGCGGCGCTCGCCGCCCTTCGCGCCGAGCAACTGCCGCGCCTGGAGCTGGCCGCGGATTACGCCCAGCTCTTCCTGCTCGACGGCAAGACCAGCGCCCTGCCCTACGCCTCGGCCTACGAAGGCAAGGACGCCGGCTCGCCGCTCTACGGCGCCGCCGAGGCGCGCATGCGCGGATTCCTGGCCGAACGAAACCTCGCGATCCAGGCCGACTTCCGCGAACCCGCCGACCACCTCGCCGTGCCGCTGGCCTTGCTGGCCGAGTTGGCGGAAAAGGACGCGACCCGCGACGACATCGCCCAAGCCGCCGCTGCCCAGGCCGGCTTCCTGCGCACGGCCGTACTCGACTGGCTGCCGCACTTCGTCGCGCGCTGCCAGCAGGCACGCCCGCGCTTCGATGTCTACCCGGCGCTCGCCGCTCTGCTGCTGGGCTTCGCGCGCGCCGACCTGCTGTTTCTCGGCGACCTTGCGTGCGAAGAAGGCGGGATCACGCAGAACGTGGAAGCCCCGCGAGCCTGA